A genomic region of Catalinimonas niigatensis contains the following coding sequences:
- the miaB gene encoding tRNA (N6-isopentenyl adenosine(37)-C2)-methylthiotransferase MiaB — MQELIKELNILSEVNAEENCEVFKTSVEQNTGRQRKLYVESYGCQMNFSDSEIVTSIMQKEGFDTTSDFQKADVILLNTCSIRDKAEQTVRKRLTQFNTIKKSKPELLIGVLGCMAERLKSKLLEEEKIVDLVAGPDAYRDLPNLVRQVDEGQRSVNTFLSREETYADISPVRLNSNGVTAFISIMRGCDNMCSFCVVPFTRGRERSRDPYSIINEAKTLFEQGYREVTLLGQNVDSYKWSPEVNNKARLDARLEKAEVFKVINFANLLEMVALVNPDLRIRFSTSHPKDITDEVLHTMKKYDNICKYIHLPAQSGNTRVLELMNRTYTRDWYINRVNAIRRILGEDCGISSDMIAGFCTETEEEHQDTLTLMDYVKYDFSYMFYYSERPGTLAAKKFKDDIPLEVKKKRLQEIIEKQQTISTERNRKDIGKVFKVLVEGTSKRSVEDLQGRNSANKVVIFPKETYSKGEYVNVRVKDCTAATLLGEAVK; from the coding sequence ATGCAAGAATTGATTAAAGAACTGAATATTCTATCCGAAGTTAATGCTGAAGAAAATTGTGAGGTTTTTAAGACTTCTGTAGAACAAAATACCGGAAGACAAAGGAAATTATATGTGGAGAGCTATGGTTGCCAGATGAATTTTTCTGATAGTGAAATCGTCACTTCCATTATGCAAAAAGAAGGCTTTGACACAACTTCAGATTTTCAAAAGGCTGATGTCATTCTCTTAAATACCTGTTCTATACGTGATAAAGCGGAACAAACCGTCAGAAAACGCCTGACCCAGTTTAATACTATAAAAAAATCCAAACCTGAGCTTTTGATCGGTGTATTGGGTTGTATGGCCGAAAGATTAAAGAGTAAGCTGCTTGAAGAAGAAAAAATTGTAGACTTGGTTGCTGGGCCTGATGCTTATCGGGATCTGCCAAACCTTGTCAGGCAGGTAGATGAAGGACAACGTTCAGTCAATACTTTTCTATCCCGGGAAGAGACTTATGCTGACATCAGTCCCGTACGCCTGAATTCTAATGGTGTAACAGCTTTTATCTCTATCATGCGGGGTTGTGATAATATGTGTTCTTTTTGCGTAGTACCATTTACCAGAGGACGTGAGCGAAGCAGAGATCCCTATTCAATCATCAATGAAGCCAAGACATTGTTTGAGCAAGGCTATAGAGAAGTGACGCTACTTGGTCAAAATGTTGATTCTTATAAATGGTCCCCGGAAGTAAATAATAAAGCCCGCTTGGATGCCCGACTGGAAAAGGCTGAAGTTTTTAAAGTCATTAACTTCGCCAACTTACTGGAAATGGTGGCCTTGGTCAATCCTGATCTGCGCATACGCTTCTCCACTTCTCATCCCAAAGACATTACCGATGAAGTACTACATACTATGAAAAAGTATGATAACATCTGTAAATACATACACTTGCCAGCCCAAAGCGGAAATACCCGTGTACTGGAATTAATGAACCGAACCTACACCAGAGATTGGTACATCAACAGAGTGAATGCTATCCGCCGTATTTTGGGTGAAGATTGTGGCATTTCATCTGATATGATTGCTGGATTTTGCACTGAAACTGAGGAAGAGCATCAGGATACTTTGACATTGATGGATTATGTGAAATACGATTTCTCCTATATGTTTTACTATTCTGAAAGACCAGGAACCCTTGCTGCCAAAAAATTCAAAGATGACATCCCATTAGAAGTTAAGAAAAAACGTTTGCAAGAAATTATTGAAAAGCAACAGACTATTTCTACTGAAAGGAATCGTAAAGATATAGGCAAAGTTTTTAAAGTATTGGTAGAAGGGACATCAAAACGATCAGTTGAGGATCTCCAGGGAAGGAACAGCGCCAATAAGGTAGTCATTTTCCCTAAAGAAACTTATTCAAAAGGTGAATACGTCAATGTTAGAGTGAAGGATTGTACAGCTGCTACCCTACTCGGTGAAGCAGTGAAATAA
- a CDS encoding sigma-54 interaction domain-containing protein — MLDQSELQNIKQRFGIIGNSPRLNHAVTIAAQVAPTDMSVLITGESGSGKESFSKIIHYRSPRKHGQFIAINCGAIPEGTIDSELFGHEKGSFTGAMDARKGYFEVTHGGTIFLDEIGEMPLGTQARLLRVLENGEFIKVGSSKVLKSDVRVVAATNVNLLEAVEKNTFREDLYYRLSSVPIHIPPLRERGNDIDLLFRKFAADYSEKYRTKPITLTEDAKELLLQYRFPGNIRELKNLVERISTLEIEEKEIDEEKLRSYLPQTSSNLPALYAKTADSEKFSERDLLYKILFEMRHDMNELKKLVHQVLQNENYGSNILEQHSEFFNGVEEEIKEKEETIKAANEIANNRYLLANTNRNNENSKTYDLTNIEDITHEAEETDDLSLEKKEKEMIIRALKKNDRKRKYAAKDLGISERTLYRKIKQYEIE; from the coding sequence ATGCTGGATCAATCTGAACTTCAGAACATTAAACAAAGATTTGGGATTATTGGAAATTCTCCACGCCTTAATCATGCGGTGACCATCGCGGCCCAGGTAGCACCAACAGATATGTCTGTACTTATCACCGGAGAGAGTGGAAGTGGAAAAGAATCTTTTTCAAAGATCATACATTATAGAAGCCCCCGTAAACATGGACAATTTATAGCCATCAACTGCGGTGCTATTCCTGAAGGAACTATAGATTCTGAGCTTTTTGGCCATGAAAAAGGATCATTTACCGGGGCTATGGATGCCCGAAAGGGCTATTTTGAAGTTACGCATGGCGGAACCATTTTTCTGGATGAAATTGGTGAAATGCCTTTAGGTACTCAGGCCAGGCTGCTACGTGTATTGGAAAATGGAGAATTTATCAAGGTAGGTTCTTCAAAAGTCTTAAAAAGCGATGTGAGAGTGGTGGCAGCTACTAATGTTAACTTACTGGAAGCAGTAGAAAAAAACACCTTTCGTGAGGATTTGTATTACCGACTAAGTTCTGTACCTATTCACATACCACCCTTGCGCGAAAGAGGGAATGACATTGATTTGCTTTTCAGAAAATTTGCTGCTGATTATTCGGAAAAATACCGCACCAAACCTATCACTTTGACTGAAGATGCCAAAGAGCTTCTGTTACAGTATCGTTTTCCTGGCAATATCAGAGAACTCAAAAACCTGGTGGAAAGAATATCTACTCTAGAGATTGAAGAAAAAGAGATTGATGAAGAAAAGTTAAGGAGTTATTTACCACAAACGAGCAGCAATCTACCAGCTTTGTATGCTAAAACTGCTGACAGCGAAAAATTTTCTGAAAGAGACCTTCTCTATAAAATTCTGTTTGAAATGCGCCATGATATGAATGAATTAAAAAAACTGGTGCATCAGGTACTACAGAATGAAAACTATGGTTCTAATATTTTAGAACAACATTCAGAATTTTTTAATGGTGTTGAAGAAGAAATCAAAGAAAAAGAAGAGACAATTAAGGCAGCAAATGAAATTGCGAACAACCGCTATCTATTGGCCAACACCAATAGAAATAATGAGAATAGCAAAACCTATGACCTGACTAACATTGAAGATATTACCCATGAAGCCGAAGAAACTGATGACCTCTCTTTGGAAAAAAAAGAGAAAGAGATGATCATAAGGGCTTTGAAGAAAAACGACAGGAAAAGAAAATATGCAGCGAAAGACTTAGGCATATCTGAACGCACGCTTTATAGAAAAATCAAGCAGTATGAAATTGAATAG
- a CDS encoding LptE family protein, giving the protein MKLNRLLWNVLLMCLLSWLFYGCSVYSFTGASLGPEIQTITIQNFFNDSGGGPPNMSQLFTENIKDYYQQNTNLTLVDENGDLLLEGSISRYEFTPVAPRASGSDQVADVASLMRLNITVTVSYVNTIDDEFNFDNRSFSFFADFNAEQDPSSVEDQLIDEITDQIIFDIFNATVANW; this is encoded by the coding sequence ATGAAATTGAATAGGTTATTGTGGAATGTATTGCTGATGTGCTTGCTATCATGGTTATTTTATGGCTGTAGCGTCTATTCGTTTACTGGTGCTTCGCTAGGTCCTGAGATACAAACCATTACCATTCAAAATTTTTTTAATGACTCAGGTGGAGGTCCACCTAACATGAGTCAGCTTTTTACAGAAAACATCAAAGATTATTATCAGCAAAACACTAACTTGACACTTGTTGATGAGAATGGTGACTTATTACTGGAAGGAAGTATCTCACGCTATGAATTTACTCCAGTAGCCCCAAGAGCCTCTGGAAGTGATCAGGTTGCTGATGTGGCAAGTCTGATGAGACTCAACATCACAGTGACAGTTTCATACGTCAACACGATAGACGATGAATTTAACTTTGACAACAGAAGTTTTTCGTTCTTTGCAGATTTTAATGCTGAACAAGATCCTTCATCTGTAGAAGATCAGTTGATTGATGAGATTACTGACCAGATAATCTTTGACATCTTCAATGCAACTGTTGCCAACTGGTGA
- a CDS encoding tetratricopeptide repeat protein — translation MDLNKQALLNLMSYPNEISEKEAADLVETIENYPYFQLGHALLAKVTHDKQATDAYKRLSKAAIYAPNRRKLRELFYEDLRIAPTTSSAISEHEAKEDHIQDTTLADENIMNTPEVYDPLETEQNVLAGNQDEEIIQSDEVYNELEENLRKLRESKNKFSEEEEENKKKITEETEDFETQKYNHEEKNTKDPDNNSSVLLHELTPNEEVIKPLDANQQLQNELIDKFINSQDNRSFKIKPPVDTDEVSEDLSYPSTEMADSLVSENLAEIYVKQGKKEKAIEIYQKLIWKFPQKKTYFAEIIESLKAE, via the coding sequence ATGGATTTGAATAAACAGGCATTATTAAATTTAATGTCATATCCGAATGAAATCTCCGAAAAAGAAGCTGCTGATCTTGTGGAAACGATAGAAAACTATCCATATTTTCAGTTAGGACATGCCTTACTTGCGAAAGTAACACACGATAAACAAGCTACAGACGCCTACAAACGTCTCAGCAAAGCAGCGATTTACGCCCCAAATCGTCGTAAATTACGAGAGCTCTTTTATGAAGATTTGCGTATAGCCCCTACTACTTCTTCCGCTATTTCAGAACATGAAGCAAAAGAAGATCATATACAGGATACGACTTTGGCAGATGAAAATATTATGAATACCCCTGAAGTGTACGATCCTCTTGAGACTGAACAAAATGTGCTTGCAGGTAATCAGGACGAAGAAATTATTCAGTCTGATGAGGTGTATAATGAGCTTGAAGAAAATCTCAGAAAGCTTCGTGAAAGCAAAAATAAATTTTCTGAAGAAGAAGAGGAGAATAAAAAAAAAATAACGGAAGAAACTGAAGATTTTGAAACTCAGAAATATAATCACGAAGAGAAAAATACAAAAGATCCAGATAATAATTCGTCTGTTTTACTACATGAATTAACACCCAATGAGGAAGTGATTAAGCCTTTAGATGCTAATCAACAACTTCAAAATGAACTTATTGATAAATTTATCAATTCTCAGGACAATAGAAGTTTCAAAATCAAGCCCCCTGTAGATACTGACGAAGTTTCCGAAGACCTGTCTTATCCCAGTACAGAGATGGCTGACAGCCTTGTTTCTGAGAATTTAGCTGAGATATATGTAAAGCAGGGAAAAAAAGAAAAGGCCATTGAAATCTATCAAAAATTAATTTGGAAATTTCCTCAGAAAAAAACGTACTTTGCAGAAATAATAGAATCCCTAAAAGCCGAATAA
- the secG gene encoding preprotein translocase subunit SecG, with product MFTFIISLAIVVAVLLVLVVLSQNSKGGGLSSQFGGSGSSNQMIGVKRTTDLLEKLTWGLAIGLIVLTLSSSFLIDTQSAENSRVGSPNIDRAQDRSVLPNMNTDVPGDNADTTTILELDDLSEEEQNPQE from the coding sequence ATGTTTACTTTCATTATATCACTTGCTATCGTTGTTGCAGTACTTCTTGTTCTGGTAGTATTATCTCAAAATTCTAAAGGAGGAGGATTATCCTCACAGTTTGGAGGTTCTGGCTCTTCCAACCAGATGATTGGTGTAAAACGTACCACAGATCTTCTTGAAAAATTAACCTGGGGATTAGCTATTGGTCTTATTGTACTTACGCTATCTTCAAGTTTTCTTATTGACACACAATCTGCGGAAAACAGTCGTGTTGGAAGCCCTAATATTGACAGAGCACAAGATAGAAGTGTACTTCCTAATATGAATACAGATGTGCCCGGCGATAATGCTGACACTACAACTATACTTGAACTTGATGATTTATCTGAAGAAGAACAAAATCCTCAAGAATAG
- a CDS encoding co-chaperone GroES — translation MANVNIKPLADRVLVEPAAAEEKTASGIIIPDTAKEKPQKGSVIAVGNGKKDEPLTVQVGDSVLYGKYAGTEITVEGKEYLIMRESDIFAIV, via the coding sequence ATGGCAAACGTAAACATTAAGCCTCTAGCAGATAGGGTTCTGGTAGAACCTGCTGCTGCTGAAGAGAAAACAGCTTCTGGTATTATTATTCCTGACACAGCAAAAGAAAAGCCTCAAAAAGGTAGTGTGATCGCTGTAGGAAATGGAAAGAAAGATGAACCCTTAACTGTACAAGTTGGTGATTCTGTATTGTATGGAAAATATGCTGGAACTGAAATCACAGTAGAAGGTAAAGAATACTTAATTATGAGAGAATCAGACATTTTTGCGATTGTCTAA
- the groL gene encoding chaperonin GroEL (60 kDa chaperone family; promotes refolding of misfolded polypeptides especially under stressful conditions; forms two stacked rings of heptamers to form a barrel-shaped 14mer; ends can be capped by GroES; misfolded proteins enter the barrel where they are refolded when GroES binds), whose amino-acid sequence MAKEIFFNTKARDRVKRGVDTLANAVKVTLGPKGRNVVIDKKFGAPTVTKDGVSVAKEIELKDAIENMGAQLVKEVASKTADDAGDGTTTATVLAQALFAHGIKNVAAGANPMDLKRGIDKAVEAVVAELKRQSKTISSSNEISQVGSISANNDEEIGKMIAEAMDKVGKDGVITVEEAKGTETEVKTVEGMQFDRGYLSPYFVTDTERMEANLENPFILIYDKKISSMKELLPVLEGVAQTGRPLLIIAEDVDGEALATLVVNKIRGSLKIAAVKAPGFGDRRKAMLEDIAVLTGGTVISEERGYKLENATLDSLGTAEKINIDKDNTIIVNGAGEADQIKARVNQIRQQIENTTSDYDREKLQERLAKLSGGVAILYIGAATEVEMKEKKDRVDDALHATRAAVQEGVVAGGGVALVRAISALENIATDNEDQATGVNIVRLALEAPLRVIVENAGQEGSVVIQKIKEGKDDFGYNARTDKYENLFAAGVIDPTKVTRLALENAASIASLLLTTECVIADEPEEDKGGGMPAGGPGGMGGMGGMM is encoded by the coding sequence ATGGCAAAGGAAATATTTTTTAACACCAAAGCTAGAGATAGAGTCAAAAGAGGTGTAGACACTCTGGCTAACGCCGTGAAAGTTACATTAGGACCTAAAGGCCGTAATGTTGTTATAGATAAGAAATTCGGTGCACCTACTGTAACAAAAGATGGTGTATCTGTGGCTAAAGAAATTGAGCTGAAAGATGCTATTGAAAACATGGGGGCTCAACTTGTAAAAGAAGTAGCCTCAAAAACTGCTGACGATGCAGGGGATGGAACGACTACTGCAACCGTGTTAGCGCAGGCGCTATTTGCACATGGAATCAAAAACGTAGCTGCAGGTGCCAACCCAATGGACCTGAAGCGTGGTATTGATAAAGCTGTTGAGGCTGTGGTTGCTGAGCTTAAAAGGCAATCTAAAACGATCAGCAGTTCTAATGAAATTTCTCAGGTAGGTTCAATCTCTGCCAACAATGACGAGGAAATCGGTAAAATGATTGCCGAAGCGATGGACAAAGTAGGTAAAGATGGCGTCATCACTGTAGAAGAAGCTAAAGGTACTGAAACTGAAGTTAAAACTGTGGAAGGTATGCAGTTTGACAGAGGTTACCTATCTCCTTACTTCGTCACCGACACCGAAAGAATGGAGGCTAATCTCGAAAATCCTTTTATTCTAATCTACGACAAGAAAATTTCTTCTATGAAGGAATTGCTACCTGTATTAGAAGGTGTTGCTCAGACAGGTCGTCCTCTTTTAATCATTGCTGAAGATGTAGATGGTGAAGCTTTAGCTACTTTGGTTGTAAACAAAATCAGAGGTTCACTGAAGATTGCTGCCGTAAAAGCTCCTGGCTTTGGTGACAGAAGAAAAGCAATGCTTGAAGATATCGCTGTTCTTACAGGAGGTACCGTAATCTCTGAAGAAAGAGGTTACAAATTAGAAAATGCTACCCTTGATTCTTTAGGTACTGCTGAGAAAATAAACATTGACAAAGACAATACAATCATTGTTAATGGTGCAGGAGAAGCAGATCAGATCAAAGCTCGCGTGAATCAGATCAGACAACAGATTGAAAACACTACTTCTGACTATGATCGTGAGAAATTACAAGAGCGTCTTGCTAAACTTTCTGGTGGTGTGGCAATCCTTTATATTGGTGCTGCTACAGAAGTAGAAATGAAAGAGAAAAAAGACCGTGTAGATGATGCTTTGCATGCTACCCGTGCGGCTGTACAAGAAGGGGTAGTTGCTGGTGGTGGTGTTGCTTTGGTAAGAGCGATCTCAGCTTTAGAGAATATTGCGACTGACAACGAAGATCAGGCTACTGGTGTTAATATCGTACGCTTAGCTCTTGAAGCTCCTCTCCGCGTCATTGTAGAGAATGCTGGTCAGGAAGGTTCTGTAGTAATACAGAAAATCAAAGAAGGTAAGGATGATTTTGGCTACAATGCCAGAACTGACAAGTATGAAAACTTATTCGCTGCTGGAGTTATTGATCCTACTAAAGTAACTCGTCTTGCCCTTGAAAATGCAGCTTCAATTGCCTCTCTGTTGTTAACCACTGAATGTGTGATTGCAGATGAGCCTGAAGAAGATAAAGGTGGTGGAATGCCTGCCGGAGGCCCTGGTGGTATGGGTGGAATGGGCGGCATGATGTAA
- a CDS encoding M48 family metalloprotease, producing MNVGLIRKFEHPDQLAFVFCHELAHYKLDHVNIAIAERIKSLNTKETQEKLKNAQKRKFRSTTAVAEVLKEITYEGRRHSRRHEKEADSLALSYFYNTRYDLNQAIRTLEILDSIDVEKNDYPISLEQVFQSPEYPFDHQWLAKEESLSFGFGGIASSVYQLHEDSLKTHPDCQKRIAWLLQEKNKWQYVGNKHPVEIPESKRFDTLLAICELEVIASEYKFQKYGKCLFLILNALRKYPNHAYLHSMIGKCLYQIYQAQEKHELASHVDLPSPKHTEEYNKVLNFIQNLRLSELAQVAYYYMKKHSGSHQENEEFLYALILSCEMMHKTDEIALLREKYHSLFINGKYASEINQY from the coding sequence TTGAATGTCGGGCTGATAAGAAAGTTTGAGCATCCGGATCAACTTGCTTTTGTGTTTTGTCATGAGCTAGCCCACTACAAATTAGACCATGTAAATATCGCTATTGCAGAAAGGATCAAATCCTTGAATACCAAGGAAACACAAGAGAAATTGAAGAACGCTCAAAAAAGAAAATTCAGAAGTACAACTGCAGTGGCTGAGGTTCTTAAAGAGATTACATATGAAGGTAGAAGGCACAGTAGAAGGCATGAGAAGGAAGCAGACTCCTTGGCTTTATCCTACTTCTACAATACCAGATATGATCTTAATCAAGCCATAAGAACGTTAGAAATCTTGGATTCTATTGATGTTGAAAAGAATGATTATCCAATATCTCTTGAACAAGTTTTTCAGTCTCCGGAATATCCATTTGATCATCAATGGTTAGCGAAAGAAGAGAGCTTAAGTTTTGGCTTTGGGGGTATTGCTAGTTCTGTTTATCAGTTACATGAAGATTCTTTGAAAACTCACCCTGATTGCCAAAAAAGGATTGCCTGGCTTCTGCAAGAAAAGAACAAATGGCAGTATGTTGGCAATAAGCATCCAGTAGAAATTCCTGAAAGTAAGCGTTTTGATACTCTGCTTGCTATCTGTGAATTAGAAGTAATTGCAAGTGAATACAAATTTCAAAAATACGGAAAGTGCCTTTTTCTAATATTAAATGCACTCCGCAAGTATCCTAATCATGCCTATTTACATAGTATGATAGGTAAATGTCTGTATCAAATTTATCAGGCACAGGAAAAGCATGAACTTGCCTCTCATGTTGATTTACCTTCTCCAAAGCATACAGAGGAATACAATAAGGTACTGAATTTCATCCAAAACCTGAGGCTATCTGAATTAGCTCAAGTAGCATATTACTATATGAAAAAACACTCAGGAAGTCACCAGGAAAATGAAGAATTCCTCTACGCCTTAATACTTTCCTGCGAAATGATGCACAAAACCGATGAAATAGCATTACTCAGAGAGAAGTATCACTCTCTATTCATAAACGGAAAGTACGCTTCAGAAATCAATCAATACTAA
- a CDS encoding DUF6770 family protein, whose translation MKTSTLFYCFCVSLIMFTKSPLLAQKKDFSDFLTVKLRNMGPIIKGNEVKGYYMFYQTDKIDRKTNVYQLRILDQNLNEVGNREIIESRYLTLLEGSFNEQSILLKFYDVKEKQLKFHQYDQLGKLITEKTVIVESKYDVATFNTEASSNEIQGTKLFAVPEKGFVHYNLTKSKKLGYSIDFIPENGFKSWTYTSDPESKEIEGASLATVTSEMILNVVAKKPSLLSKDATFYLMALDIRTGKKLFEKKMEDNQFSLQILNSFHDDLTGNTTLFGQYYAAEDKMFKSGSLGIFSVEIDKSGNLTSEKYISWFKDVTQFLPVNQKGKVDDMGYLYFHKIVRNKKGEVFAIAEQYRKAADGVGIAMAAMGASTSVVKMVIEDLVIFKFSPEFTLTDVDIFEKEKSSVSLPQGYSMVSTALMGHYLKSVGNFDYTFTQLSADKANLITGYVDYEKRKGEKNGWAFGAVSNTGSNYSLDKIALSVDASDVRVLPAKHGYVLISEYYANKKKLDLRLEKINY comes from the coding sequence ATGAAAACCAGTACTTTATTTTACTGCTTTTGCGTATCACTCATCATGTTTACGAAGTCTCCTCTTTTAGCACAAAAGAAAGACTTTTCTGATTTTCTAACTGTTAAACTCAGGAACATGGGGCCTATTATTAAAGGCAATGAAGTGAAAGGGTATTACATGTTTTACCAAACAGATAAAATAGACAGAAAAACAAATGTTTATCAGTTAAGGATACTTGATCAAAATCTCAATGAAGTTGGAAATCGGGAAATTATAGAATCAAGATATTTAACACTTCTGGAAGGCTCATTCAACGAACAATCAATTCTTTTAAAGTTTTATGATGTAAAAGAAAAGCAGCTTAAGTTTCATCAGTATGATCAGTTAGGAAAATTAATTACTGAAAAAACAGTAATTGTTGAGTCAAAATATGACGTTGCCACTTTTAACACCGAAGCTTCTAGTAACGAAATTCAGGGGACTAAGCTCTTTGCTGTACCTGAAAAAGGCTTTGTTCATTATAATTTGACAAAAAGCAAGAAGCTAGGATATTCTATTGACTTCATTCCTGAAAATGGCTTTAAAAGCTGGACATATACTTCTGATCCTGAATCTAAAGAAATTGAAGGAGCCTCATTGGCTACCGTTACTTCAGAAATGATCCTGAATGTGGTTGCAAAAAAACCCTCTTTGTTAAGCAAGGATGCTACCTTTTATTTGATGGCTTTAGATATCCGTACCGGAAAAAAGCTGTTTGAAAAAAAGATGGAGGACAATCAGTTTTCTCTTCAAATTCTCAACTCTTTTCATGATGATCTCACTGGCAATACTACCTTATTCGGGCAGTATTATGCAGCAGAAGACAAGATGTTCAAATCAGGTAGTTTAGGTATTTTTTCTGTAGAAATAGACAAGTCAGGTAATCTAACTTCTGAAAAATATATTTCATGGTTTAAAGATGTCACTCAATTTCTACCTGTAAATCAAAAAGGGAAAGTTGATGATATGGGATACCTTTATTTCCATAAAATAGTAAGAAACAAAAAAGGTGAGGTGTTTGCAATAGCAGAACAATACAGGAAGGCTGCAGATGGAGTTGGAATTGCGATGGCGGCAATGGGAGCTAGTACTTCTGTAGTGAAAATGGTAATAGAAGATTTAGTGATATTTAAGTTTTCTCCGGAGTTTACTCTAACTGATGTAGATATTTTTGAAAAAGAAAAATCTTCGGTTTCTCTACCTCAAGGTTATAGTATGGTTAGCACAGCTTTAATGGGACATTATTTAAAATCAGTTGGTAATTTTGATTATACTTTTACCCAACTAAGTGCTGATAAAGCCAATTTGATTACAGGTTATGTTGACTATGAAAAAAGAAAAGGAGAAAAAAATGGTTGGGCTTTTGGTGCTGTTTCCAATACTGGAAGTAATTACTCGCTGGATAAGATCGCTCTAAGCGTTGATGCTTCAGATGTACGAGTTCTTCCTGCAAAACATGGGTATGTGTTAATTTCTGAATATTACGCTAATAAGAAAAAACTAGATCTCAGGCTGGAGAAAATAAATTACTAG
- a CDS encoding succinate dehydrogenase/fumarate reductase iron-sulfur subunit: MNVTLKIWRQKNANDKGKFETYEMKDINTHMSFLELVDVLNEKLEQEGKEPVHFDHDCREGICGSCAMYINGRPHGPQKGTTACQLHMRHFKDGETIVVEPWRAKAFPVIKDLMVDRTAFDRIIQAGGYVSVNTGGVPDANEIPVPKEMADEAFNAAACIACGACVAACKNASAMLFVSAKISQLALLPQGQVEREQRAERMIAQMDAEGFGACSNTGACSAECPKDIDMANIARMNREFLKAKVGSSQIEVK, translated from the coding sequence ATGAATGTTACTCTAAAAATATGGCGTCAGAAAAACGCTAATGATAAAGGAAAGTTTGAGACTTATGAAATGAAAGATATTAATACACACATGTCTTTCTTAGAACTTGTAGATGTACTCAACGAGAAGCTTGAGCAGGAAGGTAAAGAACCTGTTCACTTTGATCACGACTGCCGTGAAGGTATTTGTGGTAGTTGTGCTATGTATATTAATGGTAGGCCACATGGGCCACAAAAAGGTACTACGGCTTGCCAATTGCATATGCGTCATTTTAAAGATGGAGAAACCATTGTGGTAGAGCCTTGGAGAGCCAAAGCATTTCCTGTCATTAAAGATTTGATGGTAGATCGTACTGCTTTTGACAGAATAATTCAAGCGGGTGGTTATGTCTCTGTAAATACCGGAGGAGTACCTGATGCTAACGAGATTCCCGTTCCTAAAGAAATGGCTGATGAAGCCTTTAATGCAGCTGCATGTATTGCATGTGGTGCTTGTGTTGCCGCCTGTAAGAATGCCTCTGCTATGTTATTTGTCAGTGCTAAAATATCCCAGCTTGCACTCTTACCACAAGGACAGGTAGAGCGTGAGCAGCGTGCTGAAAGGATGATCGCTCAGATGGATGCAGAAGGTTTTGGTGCATGTTCTAATACAGGAGCATGTTCAGCTGAATGTCCTAAGGATATAGATATGGCTAATATTGCCCGTATGAACCGTGAGTTCTTAAAAGCTAAAGTGGGTTCCAGCCAAATTGAGGTTAAATAG